The sequence TTGGTCCGGTCGACGTTCAGCCCCAGCTCATTCTCCCACCGGTCCAGCATCCAGGTTGCCGTATCTACATTCAGCTGGCCGCGATGATCTTCCAGCGTAGACCAGGCGTCCCCGCACTCTGCGGTATGAACGCCTTGCATCGTCTCCATCTCCAGGATGCCACGATAATAATCCGGCAAATAATCCATGAGGTCAGTAAACAACTCATTAGCTGCCATCCTGCACCTCCAACATCACGGCGCCGAATAGCGGCACCTCTTCGGCTCCAAGTGTTACGTTACCCACGCCGCCATTCAGCAGCAGGTTCGCATAATCCGCAACCCCCTCGGTGCCTAGCAGCAGAGCGCCGATGACGGATTGGCTGATATATGTCGCGGTAAATCCTTTTTCCTTGCGGTAGTTCTCAAGAGCCGCTTGAAATCGCTCCTTCACCTCTTGCAGCTCATATCCGGAAGCCAGCGTGACCACTGCGGAGACCGTTATGGTCTTGCCCTGAACCGAAGCTGCCGTAACCACCGCTCCAACGGGCGCCTGTCCTTCTCCTTGTCCCGGAGCGGGGTCGATATATTGCTGCACCTGATCCACAAGCGGCTGGGAGGCCGGTTTTATCTCCGCATCGGCAATCGTTACCTTCACCGTCTTCGGACCATTCCACAGCGGAAATACGCGCGCGCCGCCCACGCCTGGAATTTGCAGCGCCCATTCCGCATAATGGGCCTTGTTGCCGCTTGTCGCCGGACGTCTGGCCGAATCGAAATAACGCTGCCGCAGCGTCTCGTCGTCTTCTGCATCCTCTCCGGGAATCAGCAGGCGAACCGCCTCGCCCCGCGACAGCTGCGGAATGTAGTCGATGGGCAGGAGCGCGCCGGAATTACGGTTTCCCAACGCTCCGGCCGTTTCGCAGGTGAGCCGGTAATTGCCGGGAGACAGCTTCTCCGCCGCCGTATAGTTCAATTGATCGAGCGAAAAGCGGCTGCCGATCGGAATATCCAGCCCTCCGCCGCCGTCCGCATAGAACGTCCCTTGAATTTCGGCCGGGCTTGCCGGACGTCTTGTGATGCCCGACCATGCGATGCTCCGCTCCAGAAACTCGCCGGTCGCCGTATCGGCAAAGAACAGATTCGTATTCAGCTCAAGCTCGACATACATCTGGGCCAATTCCGCCGCAGCAGGGGCCAAGGCATCATAAATGATGCTGCCTTCTCTTTTGTCCAGCTCTTCCGGTACACGATCCAGCATCCGCTCCAGAATCGCCCCGAATGATTGGTCAGCCATTGGCATTCAGCTCCTTTCTGATTTGGATATCTCCATAGCGTGACCTCGCCGTAATGTCAATTGTTACAGTCTCCCCGTTAAACGAAACCTCCAGCTGCTCCACTCCCTCAACCCGGTCGTCCTGAAGCAGCGCTTCCGTCACAACCCGCCGAATCTCCGGTCTAGCCAGCAGCCGATCCTGACCCAGCACCAGATTCCACTCCGTTCCATAATTGGAGCTGTAAATAAGCTGTTCATACCGGAGCGTGCGCAGCGTCTTATCCACTGCCTGCTTTAGAGCATCCAGACCGTCTACATAGCCGGTAATCCGCCCCTTTTTCCAGTCGATGCCGTAGGTTAAGCTCGGGGATTCAGCGGCTTCCCCCTCTACCTGTTCTGTAATGTAACCGGACTGTCCCGCTTCGGGAATCATGGCGACTTCACCAGCCTGTCCAGCACGACATAGCTCTGGCCGCCCTGCATGCGCAGCAGCAGAACACGGTCGCCCGCTTCAAGCCCCCGCCGCAGCACAACTTCCCCGCCATCCAGCGGGATTTTGCTCTCCATGACCGATTCGGGCAGAACGAGCGCGTTTCCGGGCAAAATAAATTTTTGATCAATCTGGATTTGCAGCGGCGCTCCCGCAATTACCGTTCCATAAAAAAAAGCCACCGGATTGCTGCTGTCCACCGCTCCGAGGCTTGCTTTTTTAATAATATCCAACACGGTTTACACCACCTTGATATCAAGAGACATGGTATGCTCTTCCCCGGACAGATTGTGGGTACACTGATCGACCAGAAACAGCTGCACCTTAAGCTCATCCAGCAGCACATAAATGAAGCTGCCTGCGCGCACGCGCAAATCGCCGATGGCCTGTACCGAAAGACTGATCTTTTCCCGGTTATGCAGCTTCAGCAGCTGCTTCGCCTTCTCCCGGATTTGCGCCGCGTTCGCATTGTCATCCGCCTTCTGGGACAAGTGCAAAATCCCCCACCGTTTGACATTCTCCTTATCACTGGCCGGGTAGAAATCGCGTTTCCCTGTCTCTTCATTGTTTTTGTACAAAATAATTGTGTTATACGTCTCGTCGTCGATGCTCGTTTTGAGTGAATAGTCATATAGAAGGCTGCCCGCTCCGAGCGCCACATTCAGCAGCATGGATTGCGGACCGCGCAGCGTCAGCTTGCCAAAATCATCGTAAAAAGCCAGCAGCCGCCCCTTCTGCCGAAGCTCGGATTCGATCGCCCCCATTATGATATCGAGCAGCTTCTTATCGTCTTGAATTAATGACGGCTGAACGTACTCCGTCTCTTCCAGCACGCCGGTCCTGAGTCCGTAATCTGCCGCGATTTTGCGAATGACGCTGGTTGCCGTTACGTTCTCCAAGGCATAGCTGCCGTTGCCAAGCATATACCGGATCTGGTCGTAGGCCGTCAGCTTGAGCTGCCGATCCTGGCCGGTCTCCAGACTGAACACAAATCCGTAAAAAACATTAACCCCATCCTTACGGAACTGCACAATATCGCCGTTGGTAATTGCAAATTTCGGATGCTGGTAAATCCCTCCGTTCAGGAGCGTGAGTTCCAGTGTAGAAGGCTTCCCGGAGCGGACCGTTTTCCAGGAAATGTCCGAGACAATCCCGGCGATATCCCATATCCTGCCTTCTTTGTTCTTGACCAGCAGTTCCATGGCTTCCTCCTCTCCTACCGGTAAAATAGCGGGGCCACGTCAAGGCAGCTTGATCGTCTTGCCAACCGGAAGCTTCCTCAGCTCACTGTCGGGAATGGCGTTAAGCTTCTGGATTTCCTTCCACCTGCTGCCGTCGCTCAGTTCCTTTTGCGCGATTTTCCACAGATTGTCGCCCGCTTTCAGCTTATAGACAGCCGGGGCTTTCCGGTCGCCTGCTCTCTTCTGCTGCGTCTTGGCCGCTCCCTTGACAACTTTTACCGGGGCCGCCTGGTAGAACACATACTTTTTGAGCGAGAGCGAATATTCGATATCTCCTGAAGTACCGGCGCTGAGCTTCCAGTTGAAGCTCTCAATGCTCATGGCCATGCTCAAGGGTAAATCATTGGAATAAGTGGAATTTTCACTATACCGCGAAGCGTTCAGCCAGCTTGTCGGTGTCGCCTTCGGTTCCTTGATTTCCAGACCGGAAAAAACAAAACGGATCGGCCTGCGGCTCGTCATCCATTTTTTGATCATCTCCACATATTCAAAAGGTTTAAGCAACCGGTTCTTCCCTGTCTCCGGCACGAGGACGAACGGATAGCGCTGCGCCGGAAAGATGCTTTCCAGCGTAATCTCGGTCAGCTTGGGATAGGAAATAGCGTTGATTTCACCCAAATCGATAATGGTATAGCTTTTGCCTTCACCCGCTTCCTTGATCTCCAGCGTCTCGGGATTGACCGGCAGGCGGAAGATATCCTCCATATTGTTATAGCTGAGAAAAAAACCGTACTCCTGATGCGTGTTCATGTATATACCCCCTGTGCGGTCGACACGAACTCCTCGCTCAGCTTTTGATTAATTTTGTTGATAATCGAGTCGATATCTCCGGCGTTGTTAATATTTCCGGTTGTTACCTGCACCGTTGGCGTCAGCTCAACAAAATTTTGAATCGCCTGGATTTCGGCCAGGTCGCGCAGCATAGCCAAATCATCGCTGGAAATATCCACGTTATCTTTGACGGAGCCGACCTCTCCTACACGGGCGACGTTGTTGATGTTACCCATGTTGTTCATGTTGCCCAGGCTGTTCCTATTGCCCTGCCCCGGATTTTGAAGCATTTTCTGCTGCTTCTGGATTTTGGTATCGTCTTTTAATTCCTTTACCTTGGTGTTGAATTTGTCCACCGTATCTTTTCCTACCTGGCCGTACTGCTTGGCGGCAATGGAAGGATCGACAAAAGCCTTCTTCTGGCTGTTTATAACTGGCTTATCGCTTACTGGCTCCGGTATCATCTTCCGCACGTTATCAATCATGCCGCTGAACACATGCGGGTCTTCCGGGTCAAGCAGATTGACTTTTACATTGGCTAGATTTTCAAATCCGGGGATATTGCTCAGAAAATCCGTTACGGCCTTGAATTTGGTTAATACTTTGTTCACCGCCGAAGCGATTACCTTCACAAACCCGCCGGCAAAGTTCTCCACACCTAGCGCCATTTGATAAATGAAGTTCAGAAAATTCATCGCCAGATCATAGAATAATTTCTTCACGGCAAAGCTGGGGTCAATGAACAGATTACGGAAGAAGTCCGCAAAAATAATAAAGGTGTTATACAGGCCAATAACAATGTTCTCAATAAAACCCTTCAGCCAGCCGAAGCCCTCAGCAATGGCGACGACAACTTCTCCCACGGTGACACCCGACTGCATCAGGATATAAATCAGCAGCGCGACCGCGGCGACGATCAGCAGAATCGGCCAATTGGCTACAAGCCAAGCGGCCGCGAGCGAATACACCTGAACAATCATGGCAGCCAGATAGACAAAGGCGATTGCCGCCAAGATCGGACCGATAACCGACCAGTTCTGCTGGATAACGCCGCCCATATAGATCAGGCCTTCCACTACCATCGAGATGGCGGTTGCCGCGACTAAGAAGAGATTCGCCATGAGATTAATTGCAGCCGTCATCTGATCCGATTTAAAGGCATTATTCAGGGCATCAAGCGCGGGTCGCAGCGCCACAAGCGCCTTTTGCCCTATCAATGCATAAGCTCCGTTTATATTATCCTGGAGCGTTTTCCAATTGTTCTCGTCTACATCCGTTTTATCACCTTTTGCCGCACCCTTGATCGCTTTCTCGCCCAGCGATTTCGCCTTGTCAAAGACAGAAGCAACATCCAAGCCCTTCAAAGCGCTGACCGTTTTGGACAGAAAATCACCCTTTTTCTCCGGACCATTCGACGTGACCGCTCCTCCGGCTGTTGCAGCGCCTCCCCCGGCTTCACCCGCTGATGCCCCCGAAGCAGCCTGCTTTCTGGAAAAAAGCCGGGCTACGGCCTTTTCGCCAAAATATTTAGCTACTTCAAACGTATTAATGTTTAGGACATCCAGTACATAGCCGAGCTTGTCCATAAAGCTTTTTTTCGCCTTCTCAGCGTCGCCGTCCGCGCTAGACGATTGTTCAGAGAGCTTACGCGCCGCTTCCTGGGCCTGCATAAAGCCTTCCACTAAGGACTTGTTCTTTTCTTCGATCTGCTCCAGTATTTTCTGAAGGTCGTTCAGCGTATTAGCGGCTATTTCTAAGTTCTGATTGAACCGTTCGCATTCCGCATTCACATTGCGCCAGACCGTTAGCGCGCGTACCGGTACTGATGCGCTGCTTGTTTCCCCGTTATTCATTTATCCACCCCCTTCATCTCTTTCTTCCCTTGCCTCTTGAGCGCTCCCGCTTTTCCTTATCCACTCGGACGGCGATCATCGCGTAGATGGCGGCCCGTTCGCGGACGGAGAGCGCCATAAGCTCATGGGGCAAAATATGCAGCTCATGGAGGGCGTAGTAGGCCAGATTGGCCTCTCCGTCGCCCTCGTTAATCAGTTTTTTACTTCGTCCACCAATTCGTTCATATCGGTGCCGAAGCCATTAAGCGCCTGCACCCGCTCGCCGAGCGCGGCGAATTCGCCGGGCAGAAGCATTTTGCGCAGCAGCGCCTCCGCGCCCAGTACGCTGTAAGAGCGCTGCAGCTCCGCATTTTTCAGATCGGGATATACGACGCTCGCCGTCATCAGCTTGGCCATATAATCATTGGCGTCAATTTCCGGCGTGTAGACACCGTTCTTGCCTTTGATCTTCCGAGTCGCCGCCTTTCGGCATTCCTGATTCTCGTCCTCCGTCATGCTGCGCAGCTTCCAGGCCGCAGGCTTACCGTCCTTATCTTTAAAGCGCGTGGATACGATAAATTCCTCGGTCGTGTCGCAGTCTACATTTTGTGCAAAAAACAAACTAAATTCACTCATTTTCCAATCCTCCTATGATTATTGTGGCCCACAGAGGGCAGGAGCCAGCGCCATAGACGCCGTCCTCCCCCGCGAGCGAATTCACATGATGCGTATAAATTCCGGCTTAAGACGCCGAACCGAACGGCTTGCCAATCTCTACATCCTCGAACGTGAAGCTGACCTCTTCCTCCAGCGCATCCGACTCGGTATCAAGCGAAGCCATAATGACGCTGTCGAGGTTGACGCCCTTCAGATTGACCCGCTGGGCGCCGATGCTGGACGAAGGGTCCTCGTTGATGACTTCGATATCGAAATACTGGTCAACCCCCGTATTCATGTAATCGAGCATCATTTGACGGAAACGGCTGGTCATATAAAAAATAGTCATCGAACCGCTTCCCGACCACCCCGTCGCTTTATGCTGGACGCCGCGGCGGCCCAGCGTTTTGACTTCCGCTTTTTGCTTCTCGACCGTAGCCTCCAGCTTTTTCACATAGAACATCTCTTCGATTTGGGTGCCAATCACCGCATAAGCGCGGCCTTCCTGACCGGAAATCGTGTCGCTAGCTTTCAAGAACGCCATCTTAAACCACCTTCACTTTCAGATATACTTTTTCTACCGAATCCACCGGTTTTACAGCCGTTTCCAGTACTACGCTATCGCTGTCGACGCCGGCAACGACGGAAATATCCGTCTGCGCGTTGAAGTTCTCAATGGCTCCGATATCCTGGAGATCGTTCATATAGGCAGCGCACTGCGACCAGAACAGCGCACGTCCGTCCTCATTATTGGATACTTTGCCCACAAAGTAAGTTTCAAAAATACGCTTCAGATCAACCGCGATACCGTCCAGCACACGGAGAACCCGGTTCTTCGAGAAAGCCTTGTCTTTTGCCGGTGTGAACGCCGTAAGCGTATTGATATCCTGCTCGACCACCGCCTTTGTGCCGTTGTAAGTAAAGAGCAGTTCACCATTGAGGAGCGCCGCCGTCGTCTCGGAATGGCTTAAGCGGACATCGGCATCCACCGCATCGTCATAGGCCTGATAGGTCAGCGATTCGTTCACTGCGGCCGCTGCGGTCGCTCCCGCTGTCCATGCCACCGCATTCGTCTTGTCCACAACGGTTCCATCGCTTAGGATAACACCGTTTTTCACGCTGATGACTCCTTCGTAACCGGCGGTAGCGTAATCGGACACAACAGCCTGCACCTTCTTACCCTCGGAATCGCGCAGCCGTTTCACATAAGAGGTGTAGAGGGCTTTAAGCGAGTTGTCCTGCGAGATCAGGCCGACCGTTTGAAAATCCTGCACCTCCAGCGCGGTCAGAAAATCACTGTGGTTCTGATTGGTCACCGTCCCGTTGCTTCCGCCCGTAAGCGGAATTCCGGCAGACGCTGTCAGTCCCTCCGACCCGTTCGCCGCGAACGTAACATAGACGTTATCCAGCAAATCGGCTGCGGTCGCGACCGTCTGTCTGTCCACTTCCGTTCCGTCAAGCAGCGTCTTTACATCGAACTTGGCCGGGTCCTCGATATTGCTTGCAATCACGACCGACAGATCATTGCCGCGTTCTCCGCCATATTGAGCGGTTGTCTTCAACCCGCTGGCTGTTGCCTCTGCTTTGACGCCGGTATTCAGGCGGTACAGCAGCAGCTTACCCGCACGCTTGAGCGTTTCGCGCACCGGAAGCAGCGCCTCATGCGTCCAGTCATATCCGAGCAGCTTCGCGATATCTGCCTGAGGCGTAATGCTGATGATTTCACCGGCAGGCCCCCAAGAGAGCGCCAGAGCCAGTGCGGCGGTGCCGCGTTCTCCCATTTTTCCGATTGCGCCCGATTGGGATGACACATTCACATACACCCCGGGACGCACCTTGTTTTGCGTTGTCCATGTTCCTCCAGCCATTAGATAACCTCCTTCGTTAAAAAGAGCTCCAGCTCTTGTCTAGCCTGTTCCAGCGTATAGCTTTGATCCTGCTGCAAAATCACGTCAAGCACATCCTTTTCCCTTGGCGTAAAAATCGCCGACTCCAGGATCTGGGTTTTGCCGAATACGATATTGTTCTCAATCATTGCGCTCATTTTAATCTTCCTTCCTCTGTGAATTGACCCATTCTCACTGCTTCAGGACGCTCGCTTTGCAGGTACAGCGAATACTCTGCCGTGAACAGAGCCGCTTCTGCTGCCGCTCCGGCCGTCCAGGTCTGCCGTACACTGCGGTAGCTCACCCCGTCTCCTTCTACGAGGGTAAGAGCATCGCGCAAAGCGTCCGCCATAACCTCCGCCTCCGATACCGGAACACCTTCATAGCGGACACCGAACCGGTACACCGCCGCATATCGGTCTTCCCGCTGCCGGTCATACGCCGCCGAAACCAGAAACAGCCGAAAGCCCGGCGTCTGCGGCGGATCGTCACTCGAAATAACGGGAATGTCCGCAAAACGCTGCTCCAGCGCAGCCGTAATGCAGCTCCGCAAATGCTGTACAGACATTAGTGCCTTCCTTTCTTGAACCCGGCCGTCAGCCGGTTATTGCCGATCTTTTTCTGCACCCCTATACTTACCTGTGCCTTCATCCCCTCCCGTCTATCCCGATAGGCAAAACGGACATCATCCCTATGGATGACATCCGTTTGTTTAGGCAATGACCGAAAGAAACTTTCACCGCTATCTTGGCTCTACAGGTGTATCTGCGGCTTTGGCTGAAGCATTCATGCTCCTGCGGTGTTCTTTCGCTTCATTTGCCATGGTATAATCATATCTCCTTTTTTAGCGCATGAAGACGGCGTTCAGGCGAAGTTCGGAAGAAGATTGAGATGAAAAAAGACGCTTTTTCGGCGGCGAATAAATCTCTTCTTATTGAACCCTTCAAAGGGTTCAGATCGTCACGAGACAGTTCTGTCCCTATCTGTCGTGGGCGCAGTCATTTGAAAGGAGCACACGGTAAGACAAAAAGGAGACCGCCCTTTCGGGCAATCTCCTTCCGCTTACTATTAATTATGGTGACTTGTCTTGGCCTATTATCGGATATTCGACAGTACGCCGGTGTTTGCCTTTTTCGTTTTGGACGCCGCTTTAAGCATCGGGCCCAGCGACAGCATGTTCAGCTCCTTGAAAGCGAGAGCCATTTTATAAAAAGCGCGCGTCCGGATTTTTACATAAGTATCCTTGCTAATGGGCGGGTCGAATACATGATTGTACACCGTATAATCGAATACCTCATCCCTTCGCAAATACCTTTCGCGAACCAGCTGCTGTTCCC is a genomic window of Paenibacillus durus ATCC 35681 containing:
- a CDS encoding baseplate J/gp47 family protein, with amino-acid sequence MADQSFGAILERMLDRVPEELDKREGSIIYDALAPAAAELAQMYVELELNTNLFFADTATGEFLERSIAWSGITRRPASPAEIQGTFYADGGGGLDIPIGSRFSLDQLNYTAAEKLSPGNYRLTCETAGALGNRNSGALLPIDYIPQLSRGEAVRLLIPGEDAEDDETLRQRYFDSARRPATSGNKAHYAEWALQIPGVGGARVFPLWNGPKTVKVTIADAEIKPASQPLVDQVQQYIDPAPGQGEGQAPVGAVVTAASVQGKTITVSAVVTLASGYELQEVKERFQAALENYRKEKGFTATYISQSVIGALLLGTEGVADYANLLLNGGVGNVTLGAEEVPLFGAVMLEVQDGS
- a CDS encoding DUF2634 domain-containing protein, with the translated sequence MIPEAGQSGYITEQVEGEAAESPSLTYGIDWKKGRITGYVDGLDALKQAVDKTLRTLRYEQLIYSSNYGTEWNLVLGQDRLLARPEIRRVVTEALLQDDRVEGVEQLEVSFNGETVTIDITARSRYGDIQIRKELNANG
- a CDS encoding DUF2577 domain-containing protein, with protein sequence MLDIIKKASLGAVDSSNPVAFFYGTVIAGAPLQIQIDQKFILPGNALVLPESVMESKIPLDGGEVVLRRGLEAGDRVLLLRMQGGQSYVVLDRLVKSP
- a CDS encoding LysM peptidoglycan-binding domain-containing protein; amino-acid sequence: MNTHQEYGFFLSYNNMEDIFRLPVNPETLEIKEAGEGKSYTIIDLGEINAISYPKLTEITLESIFPAQRYPFVLVPETGKNRLLKPFEYVEMIKKWMTSRRPIRFVFSGLEIKEPKATPTSWLNASRYSENSTYSNDLPLSMAMSIESFNWKLSAGTSGDIEYSLSLKKYVFYQAAPVKVVKGAAKTQQKRAGDRKAPAVYKLKAGDNLWKIAQKELSDGSRWKEIQKLNAIPDSELRKLPVGKTIKLP
- a CDS encoding phage tail assembly chaperone; protein product: MSEFSLFFAQNVDCDTTEEFIVSTRFKDKDGKPAAWKLRSMTEDENQECRKAATRKIKGKNGVYTPEIDANDYMAKLMTASVVYPDLKNAELQRSYSVLGAEALLRKMLLPGEFAALGERVQALNGFGTDMNELVDEVKN
- a CDS encoding phage tail tube protein, giving the protein MAFLKASDTISGQEGRAYAVIGTQIEEMFYVKKLEATVEKQKAEVKTLGRRGVQHKATGWSGSGSMTIFYMTSRFRQMMLDYMNTGVDQYFDIEVINEDPSSSIGAQRVNLKGVNLDSVIMASLDTESDALEEEVSFTFEDVEIGKPFGSAS
- a CDS encoding phage tail sheath family protein: MAGGTWTTQNKVRPGVYVNVSSQSGAIGKMGERGTAALALALSWGPAGEIISITPQADIAKLLGYDWTHEALLPVRETLKRAGKLLLYRLNTGVKAEATASGLKTTAQYGGERGNDLSVVIASNIEDPAKFDVKTLLDGTEVDRQTVATAADLLDNVYVTFAANGSEGLTASAGIPLTGGSNGTVTNQNHSDFLTALEVQDFQTVGLISQDNSLKALYTSYVKRLRDSEGKKVQAVVSDYATAGYEGVISVKNGVILSDGTVVDKTNAVAWTAGATAAAAVNESLTYQAYDDAVDADVRLSHSETTAALLNGELLFTYNGTKAVVEQDINTLTAFTPAKDKAFSKNRVLRVLDGIAVDLKRIFETYFVGKVSNNEDGRALFWSQCAAYMNDLQDIGAIENFNAQTDISVVAGVDSDSVVLETAVKPVDSVEKVYLKVKVV
- a CDS encoding DUF6838 family protein, with translation MSVQHLRSCITAALEQRFADIPVISSDDPPQTPGFRLFLVSAAYDRQREDRYAAVYRFGVRYEGVPVSEAEVMADALRDALTLVEGDGVSYRSVRQTWTAGAAAEAALFTAEYSLYLQSERPEAVRMGQFTEEGRLK